Proteins encoded together in one Streptomyces umbrinus window:
- a CDS encoding FAD-dependent oxidoreductase produces the protein MSDSVDAIVVGAGPVGCAAAHALADRGARVVVVERMERGPASPFAVEWLHPSAADVLLRWGLVLPEGGHVRGTGVSMHLADEGHEPVVVPYRRGMRAVSMPHAELVDALRDSVVERPGVEVLTCARVTAATPDGTVRLTRDGQETRLRADLVVAADGRSSGVRRALFGHTPQTVVSHSAGVVLEGPGLPVYEFFQVASEVPGHGVAIYSIAPDAIRVVLDVPPTHPRPPALHAYLHRHFVPLMPEVLRRPLADALAAGRLTWSATGFRPRVHYGQGRLALVGDAVGHIHPILAAGTTLGIQDALSLAAHGSAEAYAREHAGAGAATGRVAMALYRLLSRQEPGTAQTARMAVDQLRLSPALRDAVGDLLTGDEPGAAHLPVVTAFSTMLGIPAQDIAAAYGPDAYLLSRR, from the coding sequence ATGAGCGATTCCGTGGACGCGATCGTCGTGGGGGCCGGCCCGGTCGGCTGCGCCGCCGCGCACGCGTTGGCCGACCGCGGTGCCCGGGTTGTGGTGGTCGAGCGCATGGAGCGGGGGCCCGCCTCGCCGTTCGCCGTGGAATGGCTGCATCCGTCCGCGGCGGACGTGCTGCTGCGCTGGGGCCTGGTGCTTCCGGAGGGCGGCCACGTCCGGGGTACGGGCGTCAGCATGCACCTGGCCGACGAGGGGCACGAGCCGGTCGTGGTGCCGTACCGGCGGGGCATGCGGGCCGTGTCCATGCCCCACGCTGAGCTGGTGGACGCGCTGCGGGACAGTGTCGTGGAGCGGCCCGGGGTGGAGGTGCTCACCTGCGCCCGTGTCACGGCGGCCACACCGGACGGCACGGTCCGGCTGACCCGCGACGGGCAGGAGACGCGGCTGCGCGCCGATCTCGTGGTGGCGGCGGACGGCCGCTCCTCCGGTGTCCGCCGCGCGCTGTTCGGGCACACCCCGCAGACCGTCGTGTCGCACTCGGCCGGTGTCGTGCTCGAAGGGCCTGGGCTGCCGGTCTACGAGTTCTTCCAGGTCGCGAGCGAGGTGCCCGGGCACGGTGTGGCCATCTATTCCATCGCTCCCGACGCGATCCGGGTGGTCCTCGACGTACCCCCGACGCATCCGCGACCGCCCGCGCTGCACGCGTATCTGCACCGTCATTTCGTGCCGCTGATGCCGGAGGTGCTGCGGCGGCCGCTGGCCGACGCCCTGGCGGCGGGCCGGCTGACGTGGTCCGCGACCGGATTTCGCCCCCGCGTGCACTACGGACAGGGCCGGCTCGCGCTGGTCGGTGACGCGGTCGGGCACATCCACCCGATCCTCGCGGCCGGCACGACCCTCGGCATCCAGGACGCGCTGAGCCTCGCCGCGCACGGCTCTGCCGAGGCGTACGCCCGGGAGCACGCGGGAGCGGGAGCGGCCACCGGGCGGGTGGCGATGGCGCTCTACCGCCTGCTGAGCCGTCAGGAGCCGGGCACCGCGCAGACGGCCAGGATGGCCGTCGACCAGCTTCGCCTCAGCCCCGCGCTCCGCGACGCGGTCGGGGACCTCCTCACCGGTGACGAGCCCGGCGCGGCCCATCTGCCGGTGGTGACGGCGTTCTCCACGATGCTCGGCATCCCGGCGCAGGACATCGCCGCCGCGTACGGGCCGGACGCCTACCTGCTCAGCCGCCGCTGA
- the uppS gene encoding polyprenyl diphosphate synthase yields the protein MSPVLPQPAAPDPASAPDIAAAYASCRRLVRSSRSVEYSVMQLMPAALRPACWAMYAAAVTTDALVDDEEGSPAERAARLQAWVDALRAELAETGSSVVGPSAGGPSRAGRSHGPGGDDPDRGDPVRRALADTIRTWQLDVETLTPVFTALREDASGRRPQTWREWSLRTQAENTPWAMWCLTLLTRAGVPTTVRQEHLEAMPAFLDGLYLTDTFTDLASDLGRGILTLPEEALAAHGVPEADLLARRWTPPVEALIAGLTERADDWLEQPALQRGVHPGMAVLLRTSTDLFRARVRTARRLGPALLHRTAELSPAVRLRLLAPARVRAVRAWRRAALVQPAEPVVVLPEPRREADPAFLPPVPPRPHPSGECAPDIPAERLPRHVGVIMDGNGRWAAQQGLPRSEGHRVGSDATRDVVHGALELGLSHLTLYAFSTENWRRDASEVARLFRTMHDTLRDSDLRSLDVRLRWAGSPEGLPVDLVDALRQSARDSRHRTGLTLTLCVNYGGRAELVQAAAGLARAAAAGELDPDHIDERLLAAHLPHPHLPEVDLLWRTGGEHRISNFLPWHLSYSELHFTDTLWPEVDRRDLWRAVGTYTQRRRRHGAAPVVEGTRV from the coding sequence TTGTCCCCCGTTCTCCCTCAGCCCGCCGCCCCCGACCCTGCCTCCGCCCCCGACATCGCCGCCGCCTACGCGTCCTGCCGACGGCTGGTGAGGTCCTCCCGCTCCGTCGAGTACTCCGTCATGCAGCTGATGCCGGCCGCGCTGCGCCCCGCGTGCTGGGCCATGTACGCGGCCGCCGTGACGACCGACGCCCTCGTCGACGACGAGGAGGGCAGCCCGGCCGAGCGCGCCGCGAGACTGCAGGCCTGGGTGGACGCCCTGCGCGCGGAGCTCGCGGAGACGGGGTCCTCAGTTGTAGGACCGTCGGCCGGGGGGCCCTCCCGCGCGGGGCGGTCCCACGGGCCCGGGGGTGATGACCCGGACCGTGGCGATCCGGTCCGCCGCGCACTCGCGGACACCATCCGAACGTGGCAACTCGACGTCGAGACGTTGACGCCCGTCTTCACCGCGCTGCGCGAGGACGCCTCGGGCCGCCGCCCACAGACCTGGCGCGAGTGGAGCCTGCGCACCCAGGCGGAGAACACCCCGTGGGCGATGTGGTGCCTGACTCTCCTGACCCGCGCCGGAGTTCCCACCACGGTCCGCCAGGAACACCTGGAGGCCATGCCCGCCTTCCTCGACGGCCTCTACCTCACCGACACCTTTACCGATCTGGCGTCCGACCTCGGCCGCGGCATCCTGACGCTCCCGGAGGAGGCCCTCGCGGCCCACGGGGTCCCCGAGGCCGACCTCCTCGCCCGCCGCTGGACACCGCCCGTCGAGGCACTGATCGCCGGCCTGACGGAACGGGCCGACGACTGGCTGGAGCAGCCCGCGCTGCAGCGGGGCGTGCACCCGGGGATGGCCGTCCTGCTCCGCACCTCGACCGACCTCTTCCGGGCCCGCGTCCGCACCGCCCGCCGGCTCGGCCCCGCGCTGCTGCACCGCACCGCCGAACTGTCCCCGGCCGTACGGCTGCGGCTGCTCGCCCCCGCCCGCGTCCGTGCCGTACGCGCCTGGCGCCGGGCCGCGCTCGTACAGCCGGCCGAGCCCGTGGTGGTCCTGCCCGAGCCCAGGCGCGAGGCCGACCCGGCGTTCCTCCCGCCGGTCCCGCCCCGCCCCCACCCGAGCGGGGAGTGCGCGCCGGACATCCCCGCGGAGCGGCTTCCCCGGCACGTGGGCGTCATCATGGACGGCAACGGCCGCTGGGCCGCCCAGCAGGGACTGCCGCGCAGCGAGGGCCACCGCGTCGGCTCGGACGCCACCCGCGACGTCGTCCACGGGGCGCTGGAGCTCGGTCTGAGCCATCTGACGCTCTACGCGTTCTCCACCGAGAACTGGCGGCGCGACGCGAGCGAGGTCGCCCGGCTGTTCCGCACCATGCACGACACCCTGCGCGACTCGGACCTGCGCTCCCTGGACGTCCGTCTGCGCTGGGCGGGCAGTCCCGAGGGGCTCCCGGTGGACCTGGTCGACGCGCTCCGGCAGAGCGCGCGCGACAGCCGTCACCGGACCGGGCTGACGCTCACGCTGTGCGTCAACTACGGGGGCCGCGCCGAACTCGTCCAGGCAGCGGCGGGGTTGGCCCGCGCGGCAGCGGCGGGCGAGCTGGACCCGGACCATATCGACGAACGCCTCCTCGCCGCCCATCTGCCGCACCCCCACCTCCCGGAGGTCGACCTGCTGTGGCGCACCGGCGGTGAACACCGGATCTCCAACTTCCTGCCCTGGCACCTCAGTTACAGCGAGCTCCACTTCACCGACACGCTGTGGCCCGAGGTCGACCGCCGGGACCTGTGGCGGGCGGTCGGCACGTACACACAGCGCAGGCGACGGCACGGGGCCGCGCCGGTCGTGGAGGGCACGAGGGTCTGA
- a CDS encoding helix-turn-helix domain-containing protein codes for MLLGSHLRRLRESRGITREKAGYSIRASESKISRMELGRVSFKTRDVEDLLTLYGIADEAERTSLLSLAKEANVAGWWHSYSDVLPSWFPTYVGLEGAASLIRSYEVQFVHGLLQTEAYAHAVVARGMKGASEADIERRVALRLERQKYLVSESAPDFHVVLDEAALRRPYGDREVMRGQLQHLIDISQRPNVRLQVMPFSFGGHAGESGAFTVLSFPESDLSDVVYLEQLTSALYLDKREDVTQYEKAMKELQQDSPGPDESRDLLRGLLQLS; via the coding sequence ATGCTGCTCGGCTCGCACCTGAGGCGGCTGCGGGAGTCGCGCGGCATCACCAGGGAAAAGGCCGGCTACTCGATCCGCGCCTCCGAATCGAAGATCAGCCGTATGGAGTTGGGCCGGGTGAGCTTCAAGACGAGAGACGTCGAGGATCTGCTGACGCTCTACGGGATCGCCGACGAGGCGGAGCGCACCTCCCTGCTCTCCCTCGCCAAGGAGGCCAACGTCGCGGGCTGGTGGCACAGTTACTCGGACGTCCTGCCCAGCTGGTTCCCGACGTACGTCGGTCTGGAGGGCGCCGCGTCCCTGATCCGCTCCTACGAGGTCCAGTTCGTGCACGGCCTGCTGCAGACCGAGGCGTACGCGCACGCGGTCGTGGCGCGGGGCATGAAGGGCGCGAGCGAGGCGGACATCGAGCGGCGCGTGGCACTGCGCCTGGAGCGCCAGAAGTACCTGGTGTCGGAGAGCGCCCCGGACTTCCACGTCGTACTCGACGAGGCCGCGCTGCGACGCCCGTACGGCGACCGGGAGGTGATGCGGGGTCAGCTCCAGCACCTCATCGACATCTCCCAGCGTCCCAACGTGCGGCTGCAGGTCATGCCGTTCAGCTTCGGCGGGCACGCGGGCGAGAGCGGGGCCTTCACGGTGCTCAGCTTCCCCGAGTCCGACCTGTCCGACGTCGTGTACCTGGAGCAGCTCACCAGTGCGCTGTATCTGGACAAGCGCGAGGACGTCACCCAGTACGAGAAGGCGATGAAGGAGCTCCAGCAGGACAGCCCCGGTCCCGACGAGAGCCGTGACTTGCTCAGGGGTCTGCTGCAGCTCTCCTGA
- a CDS encoding DinB family protein — MVMHVHAEAHGDERGALLAFLDEQRGGIRRTLLGLTDEQAATRPSASELSLSGLLKHVAETEQGWLSRARQVAPDIQRSEENWGDSFRLVGDETVESMLAHWDKIARQTEDFIRTVPSLNDTFPLPDEPWFPDDETVSMRWVMLRLIAEMARHAGHADVIRESLDGKTAFELVAQEQGASWG; from the coding sequence ATGGTCATGCACGTGCACGCGGAGGCTCACGGCGACGAGCGCGGGGCGCTGCTCGCCTTCCTGGACGAGCAGCGCGGGGGCATCCGCCGCACGTTGCTCGGCCTGACCGACGAGCAGGCCGCGACCCGGCCGAGCGCCAGCGAACTCTCGCTCTCCGGGCTGCTCAAGCACGTCGCCGAGACCGAGCAGGGCTGGCTGTCGCGGGCCCGGCAGGTGGCGCCCGACATCCAGCGCTCCGAGGAGAACTGGGGCGACAGCTTCCGGCTCGTCGGCGACGAGACCGTCGAGTCGATGCTCGCCCACTGGGACAAGATCGCCCGGCAGACCGAGGACTTCATCCGGACCGTGCCCAGCCTGAACGACACCTTCCCGCTGCCCGACGAGCCCTGGTTCCCGGACGACGAGACCGTGTCCATGCGCTGGGTGATGCTCCGCCTGATCGCGGAGATGGCCCGGCACGCCGGCCACGCCGACGTCATCCGCGAGTCCCTGGACGGGAAGACCGCCTTCGAACTGGTCGCGCAGGAGCAGGGAGCCTCCTGGGGGTGA
- a CDS encoding aldehyde dehydrogenase family protein: MSSYFTDLAQQYIDGEWRPGTGSWDIIDFNPYDGEKLASITIATVDEVDQAYRAAARAQKEWAATNPYARRGVFEKALRIIEEREQEIAEVIIAELGGTRLKAGFELHLVKEFLRESVNLALRPEGRIIPSPVDGKENRLYLVPVGVVGVISPFNFPLLLSLKSVAPALALGNGVVLKPHQNTPIVGGSLVAKIFEDAGLPAGLLNVVITDIAEIGDTFIEHPVPKVISFTGSDKVGRHVATVCAANFKRSVLELGGNSALVVLDDADIDYAVDAAVFSRYVHQGQVCMAANRVLVDRSIEAEFTEKFVAKVKTLKVGDPSDPQTVIGPLINSSQADSVSGVVTQAIAEGATALVHGTATDNLVEPSVLTGLPADSDILRQEIFGPVALLVPFDGEEEAVRIVNDTPYGLSGAVHTADVERGVSFAKQIDTGMFHVNDGTVHDEPLVDFGGEKSSGVGRLNGESTVGAFTTQKWISVQHGRSFFPF, from the coding sequence ATGTCGTCCTACTTCACCGACCTGGCCCAGCAGTACATCGACGGCGAGTGGCGTCCCGGTACCGGCTCCTGGGACATCATCGACTTCAACCCGTACGACGGTGAGAAGCTCGCGTCGATCACGATAGCCACGGTCGACGAGGTGGATCAGGCCTACCGGGCCGCCGCCCGCGCCCAGAAGGAATGGGCCGCGACCAACCCGTACGCGCGTCGTGGCGTGTTCGAGAAGGCCCTGCGGATCATCGAGGAGCGCGAGCAGGAGATCGCCGAGGTGATCATCGCGGAGCTCGGCGGCACGCGTCTGAAGGCCGGCTTCGAACTGCACCTCGTCAAGGAGTTCCTGCGCGAGTCGGTCAACCTGGCGCTGCGGCCCGAGGGCAGGATCATCCCCTCGCCGGTCGACGGCAAGGAGAACCGCCTCTACCTCGTCCCCGTCGGCGTCGTCGGTGTGATCAGCCCCTTCAACTTCCCGTTGCTGCTGTCGCTGAAGTCCGTCGCTCCCGCCCTGGCCCTCGGCAACGGCGTGGTCCTCAAGCCGCACCAGAACACCCCGATCGTGGGCGGTTCCCTGGTCGCGAAGATCTTCGAGGACGCGGGCCTTCCGGCCGGTCTGCTCAACGTCGTGATCACCGACATCGCGGAGATAGGCGACACCTTCATCGAGCACCCCGTCCCGAAGGTCATCTCCTTCACCGGCTCCGACAAGGTCGGCCGCCACGTCGCCACCGTCTGCGCCGCGAACTTCAAGCGCTCCGTCCTCGAACTCGGCGGCAACAGCGCGCTGGTGGTCCTGGACGACGCGGACATCGACTACGCCGTGGACGCCGCGGTCTTCAGCCGGTACGTGCACCAGGGCCAGGTCTGCATGGCCGCGAACCGCGTCCTCGTGGACCGCTCGATCGAGGCCGAGTTCACCGAGAAGTTCGTCGCCAAGGTGAAGACCCTCAAGGTCGGCGACCCGAGCGACCCGCAGACGGTCATCGGCCCGCTCATCAACTCCTCGCAGGCGGACTCCGTTTCGGGCGTCGTGACCCAGGCGATCGCCGAGGGCGCCACCGCCCTCGTGCACGGCACCGCCACCGACAACCTCGTCGAGCCGTCCGTCCTGACCGGCCTGCCCGCCGACTCGGACATCCTCCGCCAGGAGATCTTCGGACCCGTGGCGCTCCTCGTCCCGTTCGACGGCGAGGAGGAGGCCGTGCGGATCGTCAACGACACCCCGTACGGGCTGAGCGGCGCCGTGCACACCGCCGACGTCGAGCGCGGTGTCTCCTTCGCCAAGCAGATCGACACGGGCATGTTCCACGTGAACGACGGCACCGTGCACGACGAGCCGCTGGTCGACTTCGGCGGCGAGAAGTCCTCGGGCGTCGGCCGGCTGAACGGCGAGTCGACGGTCGGCGCCTTCACCACCCAGAAGTGGATCTCGGTACAGCACGGGCGCAGCTTCTTCCCGTTCTGA